A genomic region of Planococcus kocurii contains the following coding sequences:
- a CDS encoding class I SAM-dependent methyltransferase, producing the protein MNFKGPSAYEEKDFLANFLLRRNRVGSPNNSIEKPVIYELLGTVQNKRILDLGCGDALFGQELLQAGAQFYHGVEGSEEMYKLAQQNIEGLHAEMTFATMESFDFPKEHYDHVTSRLAIHYLPEIDELFRNVHASLKEDGKFVFSVQHPLTTSSFASKKIGEKRGNWIVDDYFVEGERQEPWIDKIVVKYHRTTESYFKALRKAGFSITDLQEGMPNRQYFEDQEEYERRKRIPVILAFSCSKQ; encoded by the coding sequence ATGAACTTTAAAGGACCAAGTGCTTACGAAGAAAAGGACTTTTTAGCAAATTTTCTACTAAGAAGAAATCGTGTAGGTAGTCCAAATAATAGCATTGAAAAGCCAGTCATCTATGAGTTGCTTGGAACGGTGCAGAACAAACGGATATTGGATTTGGGATGTGGAGATGCTTTGTTTGGGCAAGAGCTGCTGCAAGCTGGTGCGCAATTTTATCACGGAGTAGAAGGTTCTGAAGAGATGTATAAACTCGCACAACAAAATATTGAGGGCTTACATGCTGAAATGACATTCGCAACGATGGAGTCGTTCGATTTTCCAAAAGAACATTATGATCATGTGACCTCACGCTTGGCAATTCATTACTTGCCAGAGATAGATGAATTGTTTCGTAATGTTCATGCCTCTTTAAAAGAGGATGGAAAGTTTGTCTTTAGCGTACAACATCCGCTAACCACATCCTCGTTTGCGAGTAAAAAAATAGGAGAAAAAAGAGGGAACTGGATCGTTGACGATTACTTCGTAGAAGGTGAGCGGCAAGAACCTTGGATTGATAAAATAGTAGTCAAGTATCACCGCACTACTGAAAGTTATTTTAAAGCGCTGAGAAAAGCGGGATTTAGCATCACGGATCTTCAAGAAGGAATGCCCAATCGACAATACTTTGAAGACCAAGAAGAGTACGAGAGAAGAAAGCGGATTCCGGTTATTTTAGCTTTCAGTTGCAGCAAACAATAA
- the lexA gene encoding transcriptional repressor LexA has protein sequence MKKVSKRQEDILTFIKDEVRLKGYPPSVREIGEAVGLASSSTVHGHLARLESKGLIRRDPTKPRAIEVISTDEALIDKSPVLHVPLIGKVTAGIPITAIENVEEYFPLPQSYGTEDDHIFMLEIMGESMIEAGILNGDYVIVKQQQTANNGDIVVAMTAEDEATVKRFFREENFFRLQPENSSMDPIIVDQVSILGKVVGVYRQIQ, from the coding sequence TTGAAAAAAGTATCTAAACGCCAAGAAGATATTCTGACGTTCATAAAAGATGAAGTTCGCTTGAAAGGCTATCCACCGTCCGTTCGTGAAATTGGTGAGGCAGTTGGTCTGGCATCTAGTTCGACTGTACATGGCCATTTGGCACGCCTTGAAAGTAAAGGTTTGATTAGACGAGATCCAACAAAACCGAGAGCAATTGAAGTAATCAGTACCGATGAAGCACTTATTGATAAAAGTCCAGTGTTACACGTACCGTTGATAGGTAAAGTAACTGCCGGTATTCCAATTACGGCTATTGAAAATGTTGAAGAGTATTTCCCTCTTCCCCAAAGCTATGGCACAGAAGATGATCATATCTTTATGCTCGAAATTATGGGTGAAAGTATGATTGAAGCAGGAATTTTAAATGGGGATTACGTCATTGTTAAACAACAACAAACAGCTAACAATGGGGACATTGTTGTTGCCATGACAGCTGAAGACGAAGCAACCGTTAAACGTTTTTTCCGTGAAGAGAATTTTTTCCGACTGCAACCTGAAAACTCTTCGATGGATCCAATTATCGTTGATCAAGTTTCTATTCTCGGCAAAGTTGTCGGCGTTTATCGTCAAATTCAATAA
- a CDS encoding cell division suppressor protein YneA gives MTTIRQNSFLVAFFVLIIVFTFYAIVSHNTNSAQMSQVEIEEGDTLWTLAESFSGKTPHHEWIEDIMKENNLSTSKIIAGQSLKIPSDQLKFAPDETIKFAGDAE, from the coding sequence TTGACAACCATCCGACAAAATTCTTTTCTAGTTGCATTTTTTGTTTTAATCATTGTATTTACTTTTTACGCGATTGTGTCTCATAATACAAACAGTGCACAAATGAGCCAAGTTGAAATAGAAGAAGGCGACACACTTTGGACATTAGCTGAATCCTTCAGCGGCAAGACCCCTCATCACGAGTGGATAGAAGATATTATGAAAGAAAATAATCTTTCAACTTCTAAAATTATTGCAGGGCAATCTCTTAAAATTCCCAGTGATCAATTGAAGTTTGCTCCTGATGAAACCATTAAATTTGCAGGTGATGCTGAATGA
- a CDS encoding YneB family resolvase-like protein, producing MKKNALIYCRVSTTKDTQESSLERQEEELTKFAYEQSYKVEAVFSDQHSGYEMDRDGLLEMLNSIKTQPVDAVFIQDETRLGRGHARIALLHVMKKYEVEVYTLSDQGPIALNDMDDMVLEILAIVEEYQRKIHNAKIKRGMKRAVDNGYKPEKNLKGKGNPEGRERLDLPIDQIVSLKSNGLTFSEIAVTLQGFGYQASKATVHRRFKEYERLMED from the coding sequence ATGAAAAAAAACGCGTTAATTTACTGTCGTGTTAGCACAACTAAAGACACGCAGGAGTCTTCACTAGAAAGACAAGAAGAAGAACTGACGAAATTCGCATATGAACAATCCTATAAAGTTGAAGCTGTATTTTCGGATCAACATAGTGGGTATGAAATGGATCGTGATGGACTGCTAGAAATGTTAAATAGCATCAAGACACAACCAGTTGATGCTGTCTTCATTCAGGACGAAACACGTTTAGGCAGGGGACACGCGCGAATTGCGCTTTTACATGTTATGAAAAAGTACGAAGTTGAGGTTTATACCTTATCAGATCAAGGACCGATTGCATTAAATGATATGGATGATATGGTGCTTGAAATCCTAGCAATCGTAGAAGAATATCAGCGCAAGATACATAATGCCAAAATTAAACGGGGCATGAAACGCGCTGTGGATAATGGCTATAAGCCGGAAAAGAATCTAAAGGGAAAAGGAAATCCTGAAGGCCGCGAACGTCTTGATTTGCCTATTGACCAAATTGTAAGTTTGAAGTCTAACGGCCTGACGTTCAGTGAAATTGCTGTTACGCTACAGGGGTTTGGTTATCAAGCCAGCAAGGCAACGGTTCATCGTCGCTTTAAAGAATACGAGCGACTAATGGAAGACTAA
- a CDS encoding DUF896 domain-containing protein, whose translation MLSPEKLARINQLSRKSKTEGLSKEEAKEQSSLRQEYLQTFRKTMRGTIENVKVIDPEGNDVTPEKVKNIRENKYLN comes from the coding sequence ATGTTATCACCAGAAAAATTAGCACGTATTAACCAATTGTCTCGCAAGTCTAAAACAGAAGGTTTGTCTAAAGAAGAAGCAAAAGAACAATCTTCTTTGCGCCAAGAGTATTTGCAAACATTTCGCAAAACCATGCGCGGTACAATTGAAAACGTAAAAGTAATTGATCCTGAAGGAAATGATGTAACTCCTGAAAAGGTCAAAAATATTCGAGAGAATAAGTATTTGAATTAA
- the tkt gene encoding transketolase — protein MSTHADQLAVTTIRTLSIDAIEKANSGHPGLPMGAAPMAYTLWTKHMNHNPKNPDWFNRDRFVLSAGHGSMLLYSLLHLSGYGLEMDEIKNFRQWDSKTPGHPEFGHTVGVEATTGPLGQGIGMAVGMAMAERHLAATYNKENLEIIDHNTFALCGDGDLMEGVAGEAISLAGHLKLNKLVVLYDSNDISLDGPLGKSFSENVQKRFESYGWNYLRVDDGNELDDLSEKIALAKGSSDKPTLIEVKTVIGYGSPNKSGKADSHGAPLGEDEMKLTKEHYEWTFEEDFHVPTEVYETFEQATKELGAKAEANWNDMYSQYESAHPELAEQLQMAIRGELPENFDAEFPTYDFGKKQATRASSGDMINAIAKTVPSFFGGSADLAGSNKTNIKGGGDFDADHPEGRNIWFGVREFAMGAALNGMALHGGLHVFGGTFFVFSDYVRPAIRLAALMGLPVTYVFTHDSVAVGEDGPTHEPVEHLASLRAMPNLSVVRPADANETKAAWRLALTAKTTPTLLVLSRQDLPILENSGELAEAGVEKGAYVVSPVENPQALLLATGSEVSLAVAAQKQLAEEGINVSVVSMPSWDRFEKQGKEYKQSVIPKTVKKRLAIEVGTSFGWDRYTGDEGEILAIDRFGASAPGERIMEEFGFTVENVASKVKNLINEQ, from the coding sequence ATGTCAACCCACGCAGATCAACTTGCAGTAACAACAATTCGTACACTTTCTATTGATGCTATTGAAAAAGCTAATTCTGGTCATCCAGGATTGCCAATGGGCGCAGCTCCAATGGCGTATACATTGTGGACTAAACACATGAACCATAACCCAAAAAATCCGGATTGGTTTAACCGTGACCGTTTTGTGTTATCGGCAGGACATGGTTCTATGCTTTTATATAGCTTGCTTCATCTAAGCGGCTATGGTTTAGAAATGGATGAAATCAAAAACTTCCGTCAGTGGGATTCGAAAACTCCTGGACACCCGGAATTTGGTCACACTGTAGGCGTTGAAGCGACAACCGGACCACTAGGCCAAGGAATTGGTATGGCAGTTGGTATGGCAATGGCTGAGCGTCATTTGGCGGCTACATACAATAAAGAAAACTTAGAAATCATTGATCACAACACATTCGCTCTATGCGGAGACGGTGATTTAATGGAAGGCGTTGCCGGAGAAGCAATTTCTCTTGCAGGTCACTTGAAACTGAATAAATTGGTCGTACTTTATGATAGTAATGATATTTCGTTAGACGGACCCCTTGGAAAAAGTTTCTCTGAAAACGTTCAAAAGCGCTTTGAATCTTACGGCTGGAATTATTTGCGCGTAGATGACGGCAACGAACTGGACGATCTATCTGAAAAAATTGCCCTAGCCAAAGGTTCTTCAGACAAACCAACTTTAATCGAAGTTAAAACGGTTATCGGTTACGGTTCTCCAAACAAATCGGGTAAAGCAGATTCACACGGAGCGCCACTTGGTGAAGATGAAATGAAATTGACGAAAGAGCATTACGAGTGGACATTTGAAGAGGATTTCCATGTGCCAACAGAAGTATACGAAACGTTTGAGCAAGCAACGAAAGAGTTGGGCGCTAAAGCTGAAGCTAACTGGAACGACATGTACAGCCAGTATGAATCAGCACATCCAGAACTAGCAGAACAATTACAAATGGCGATTCGCGGCGAACTTCCGGAGAACTTTGATGCGGAATTCCCGACATATGACTTCGGTAAGAAACAAGCAACTCGTGCTTCTTCTGGAGACATGATTAACGCAATCGCTAAAACAGTGCCTTCATTCTTTGGTGGGAGTGCTGACCTTGCTGGGTCTAACAAAACAAACATCAAAGGCGGCGGTGACTTTGACGCTGACCATCCTGAAGGTCGTAATATCTGGTTTGGTGTTCGCGAATTCGCAATGGGTGCTGCTTTAAACGGCATGGCTCTTCACGGCGGACTTCATGTCTTTGGTGGAACGTTCTTCGTCTTTAGCGACTATGTTCGTCCAGCGATTCGCCTAGCTGCTTTAATGGGACTTCCTGTAACATACGTCTTCACACATGACAGTGTGGCAGTGGGAGAAGATGGCCCAACTCACGAACCCGTTGAACATTTAGCTTCTCTTCGTGCAATGCCGAACTTGAGCGTTGTTCGTCCAGCAGATGCGAATGAAACAAAAGCAGCGTGGCGTTTAGCATTAACGGCTAAAACGACACCGACTTTACTGGTGCTGTCTCGTCAAGACTTGCCGATTCTAGAAAACAGCGGCGAACTTGCTGAAGCTGGAGTTGAAAAAGGTGCTTATGTTGTGTCACCTGTTGAAAATCCGCAAGCATTGCTATTAGCAACTGGCTCTGAAGTTAGTTTAGCTGTAGCTGCACAAAAGCAATTGGCTGAAGAGGGTATCAACGTATCTGTTGTTTCAATGCCTTCTTGGGATCGTTTTGAAAAACAGGGCAAGGAATACAAGCAATCTGTTATTCCAAAAACGGTTAAAAAGCGTCTTGCAATAGAAGTGGGAACTTCATTTGGTTGGGACCGTTACACAGGCGATGAAGGCGAAATTCTAGCAATCGACCGTTTTGGTGCAAGTGCACCAGGCGAGCGCATTATGGAAGAGTTCGGATTCACTGTTGAAAACGTAGCAAGCAAAGTGAAAAACCTAATTAACGAACAGTAA
- a CDS encoding YneF family protein has product MDTWIWIVIVIVALLAGVALGFFIARRYMMKYLQDNPPINEEMLRIMMMQMGQKPSQKKINQMMSQMNKASTKPGKPAKK; this is encoded by the coding sequence ATGGATACATGGATCTGGATCGTAATCGTTATCGTGGCTTTGCTCGCAGGTGTTGCACTTGGATTCTTTATCGCACGTCGCTATATGATGAAGTATTTGCAAGATAATCCACCAATCAACGAAGAAATGCTACGAATCATGATGATGCAAATGGGACAAAAACCGTCTCAGAAAAAAATCAATCAAATGATGTCTCAAATGAATAAAGCGTCAACGAAACCTGGCAAACCAGCTAAAAAATAA
- a CDS encoding alpha/beta hydrolase gives MKKRLLWTSAIISSILTASATTAGLIASNRLMYVKKKDDQQILERETTAKRYDDVWYANVPKSERWIESKNGYPIKAIFLEPHDTNRFVIICHGVTESKVNSFRFARMFERLGFNSVVYDHRRHGDSGGKTTSFGHFEKIDLKAVVDALKLHVGEDLFFGIHGESMGAATTLLYGGLEDTADFYISDCAYSDIYEQVLHVMRTTTPLRTTLALRLASLFLKIRDGYSIASVSPRETIKNIKKPILFIHSIHDDFVLPKMSEELFALKQGPKQLKLFSEGAHAQSFNKNPEEYEETVTKFLMKYDLLTPTYNEA, from the coding sequence ATGAAAAAAAGATTGCTTTGGACTTCTGCTATCATTTCCAGTATTTTGACTGCTTCGGCTACCACTGCCGGATTAATTGCCAGCAACCGCTTAATGTATGTAAAGAAAAAAGATGATCAGCAAATTTTAGAAAGAGAAACGACCGCAAAACGTTACGACGATGTTTGGTACGCTAATGTACCAAAAAGTGAGCGATGGATCGAATCCAAAAATGGCTATCCCATCAAAGCTATTTTCTTGGAACCACATGATACCAACCGCTTTGTTATCATCTGTCATGGTGTCACTGAATCAAAAGTCAATTCTTTCAGATTTGCACGGATGTTCGAGCGATTAGGGTTTAACTCGGTTGTCTATGATCATCGGCGCCATGGTGACTCTGGAGGAAAAACGACTAGTTTCGGGCATTTTGAAAAAATCGATTTAAAGGCTGTCGTAGATGCATTAAAGCTGCATGTAGGTGAAGATTTGTTTTTCGGGATACACGGTGAATCCATGGGAGCCGCAACAACACTTCTTTACGGAGGTTTGGAAGATACTGCAGATTTTTATATTTCAGATTGTGCGTATTCCGATATTTATGAACAGGTGCTCCATGTTATGAGAACGACAACACCGCTTCGCACGACATTAGCTTTGCGGCTTGCAAGTCTTTTTTTAAAAATACGTGATGGCTATTCCATCGCTAGTGTGTCACCGCGGGAAACCATTAAGAACATAAAAAAACCTATTCTTTTTATCCATAGCATTCACGATGACTTTGTTTTGCCGAAAATGAGTGAAGAACTTTTTGCATTAAAGCAGGGACCAAAACAATTAAAACTGTTTTCAGAAGGGGCGCATGCACAGTCTTTCAATAAAAATCCTGAGGAATACGAAGAAACAGTCACCAAATTTCTAATGAAATACGACTTGCTAACACCCACATATAATGAAGCGTAG
- a CDS encoding hydroxymethylglutaryl-CoA lyase — MFSLPNNATIIEVGPRDGLQNEGKLVSTENKLEFITALQNAGIQEMELTSFVSPKWVPQMADAKEIVAQTKKVGRQFVLTPNERGVTAALESGATSLAVFVGVSNTFNKKNINKTTAESMAALQPLIYDLKKQGIFVRACISTAFYCPFEGAVAPEATLSLCRQFVEWGVDELSVADTIGMATPKESYALFTQLVEAFPNVLMTAHFHDTRRMALANITAALQAGVTRFDSSAGGLGGCPFAPGATGNVATEDVVNMLHQMAIHTGIDLDLLCKAIEKIEPHVSNPVTTGMYTLYKNKG, encoded by the coding sequence ATGTTCAGTTTACCAAATAACGCAACGATTATCGAGGTTGGGCCGCGAGACGGTCTCCAAAACGAAGGGAAACTTGTTTCGACTGAAAATAAGCTCGAGTTTATAACCGCTCTGCAAAATGCTGGAATTCAAGAAATGGAGCTCACTTCATTTGTGTCACCAAAATGGGTACCTCAAATGGCAGACGCCAAAGAAATAGTCGCTCAGACAAAAAAAGTCGGTCGTCAGTTTGTACTAACACCCAATGAGCGAGGCGTCACTGCTGCACTTGAATCAGGCGCAACGTCTCTTGCTGTTTTTGTAGGTGTTTCCAATACATTTAATAAGAAAAATATTAATAAGACAACAGCAGAAAGTATGGCAGCGTTACAGCCATTAATTTACGACTTAAAAAAACAAGGGATTTTTGTACGCGCTTGTATTTCAACTGCCTTCTATTGTCCATTTGAAGGGGCTGTTGCTCCAGAAGCTACTTTATCCCTTTGCCGTCAGTTCGTGGAATGGGGAGTCGACGAACTAAGTGTTGCCGATACTATCGGCATGGCAACGCCAAAGGAAAGCTATGCTTTGTTCACTCAATTAGTGGAAGCTTTTCCGAATGTTTTAATGACTGCGCATTTTCACGATACTCGTAGAATGGCATTAGCTAATATCACAGCGGCTCTTCAAGCAGGGGTAACCCGCTTTGACTCTTCTGCAGGTGGTTTAGGCGGTTGCCCTTTCGCACCAGGAGCTACTGGCAATGTCGCAACAGAAGATGTTGTGAATATGCTTCATCAAATGGCTATTCACACTGGAATTGATTTGGATCTTCTGTGCAAAGCTATTGAAAAAATTGAGCCACACGTATCGAATCCCGTAACGACTGGTATGTATACATTGTATAAAAATAAGGGATAA
- a CDS encoding acetyl-CoA C-acetyltransferase — protein MSQEIVIVSAVRTAVGSFQGALKDIPATQLGAIVIKEAIERAGIQSDQVSEVIMGNVLQAGLGQNPARQASIHAGLPENVPAMTINKVCGSGLKSIQLAFQAIYAGDAEIVVAGGMENMSRASYLMENARSGYRMGDQKLVDSMLVDGLTCAFNNYHMGVTAENLCDRYEITREEQDKFAARSQARATAAIESGRFDDEIVPVEIPQRKGEPVIFKTDEYVKSSSDEEKLAKLRPAFKKEGSVTAGNSSGINDGAAAVVVMSKAKAEELGLTPLATIVASGTAGVDPSVMGIGPVQAVKNALSKADMSLGDIELIEANEAFAAQSISVDRELAFNHDILNVNGGAIAIGHPIGASGTRIFVTLLHEMIKRDAKTGLATLCIGGGQGIATIIKRA, from the coding sequence ATGTCACAGGAAATTGTTATTGTAAGCGCTGTCCGAACAGCGGTAGGTTCGTTTCAAGGGGCGCTCAAAGACATTCCAGCTACACAATTAGGGGCAATTGTGATTAAAGAAGCGATTGAACGCGCAGGAATTCAATCAGATCAGGTTTCTGAAGTCATTATGGGGAATGTACTACAGGCAGGACTAGGTCAAAATCCAGCAAGACAAGCATCCATTCATGCAGGGCTACCGGAAAATGTACCAGCTATGACCATTAATAAAGTGTGCGGATCTGGATTAAAGTCGATTCAATTGGCTTTTCAAGCAATTTATGCTGGAGACGCAGAAATCGTTGTAGCAGGTGGCATGGAGAACATGAGTCGTGCATCCTATTTGATGGAAAACGCTCGCAGTGGTTACCGTATGGGCGATCAGAAGTTAGTTGATAGTATGCTCGTTGATGGGTTGACTTGTGCATTCAATAATTATCATATGGGTGTTACGGCAGAAAATTTGTGCGATCGCTATGAAATTACACGTGAAGAACAGGATAAATTTGCAGCTCGTTCACAAGCGCGCGCTACTGCAGCGATCGAATCAGGACGATTCGACGATGAAATCGTGCCAGTAGAAATTCCGCAACGTAAAGGAGAGCCAGTCATCTTTAAAACAGATGAATACGTCAAGAGCTCTTCTGATGAAGAAAAACTAGCGAAGTTACGTCCGGCATTTAAAAAAGAGGGCAGTGTAACAGCTGGTAACTCATCAGGTATCAATGACGGGGCAGCAGCAGTTGTAGTTATGTCGAAAGCAAAAGCAGAAGAATTAGGATTAACACCACTTGCAACAATCGTAGCAAGTGGCACTGCGGGAGTTGATCCATCTGTTATGGGGATTGGTCCTGTTCAAGCTGTGAAAAATGCTTTAAGTAAAGCGGACATGTCTCTAGGGGATATCGAGTTAATTGAAGCAAATGAAGCATTTGCGGCCCAGTCGATTTCAGTCGATCGCGAATTGGCATTTAACCATGATATTCTAAATGTTAACGGGGGAGCAATTGCGATTGGTCATCCGATTGGTGCAAGTGGTACACGTATTTTCGTCACACTGTTACATGAAATGATCAAGCGCGATGCCAAGACGGGTCTTGCGACGCTTTGCATCGGTGGCGGTCAGGGAATCGCTACGATTATTAAACGCGCATAA
- a CDS encoding DUF3886 domain-containing protein: MAKRKEESNSMFSEDMLSRLKETKKELLKEEQALEEEKEARRLFERKEREKNLSFAELLERHGDKGNKF; this comes from the coding sequence ATGGCGAAACGAAAAGAAGAATCTAACAGTATGTTTTCAGAAGACATGTTGTCAAGGCTAAAAGAAACAAAAAAAGAACTGCTTAAAGAAGAGCAGGCGCTAGAAGAAGAAAAAGAAGCACGGCGCTTATTTGAGCGGAAGGAACGCGAGAAAAACCTGTCGTTTGCCGAATTGTTAGAACGTCACGGAGACAAAGGAAACAAGTTTTAA
- a CDS encoding S-layer homology domain-containing protein, whose translation MIKKIFTTTAVLALVLTNAPLATLAATSLEEPSNVKPSDYATDVSLNPTLEAIVKDSTGAGIKTVDFKKGYKYDFANSKTMSGFTNDTADNPISVGIQTGATPLTKGQIDAIAANDGKTTVTKSSKGFPSQRFVVDVSKDLATGNAIELYWEGKTLSSGLANLSAWDYKAGTWIALNQAQGNSKGQEIILSAEIDKERFVKDGKVQAMVHDSGTVTNSKEEDFTMLWFTDTQYYAEDYPKVWTSMTDWMIKEFNKGTFEYAMHTGDLVNQYDKIEQWEVAKTNLNRMDAANIPYGVLAGNRDVMPDRTQKIYDYTRFGEYAGVNRFKDNAWFGEAMNEQNQNHYDLFSFGDHDFIMLYLGYGKDGTTETVNWANKVLKQYANRNAILGMHENINSVAQYATESARIINREVVNPNKNVKMVLSGHHHGSNYRVKKVPNEDGTSRELLEVLGNYQGNLAPDRGDGYLRLLTFDPTDETLDFVSYSPYLEDTNFDQFDPDKESFTANFDLADVKAKENPRQIETDYLAVNIFTNQSIGQDKELKSGEKASVEWKNLSKNTNYQWYMNMTNSNGESKNSTIYQFTTGTKDPSPNPDPTPNPDPTPNPDPTPNPDPTPNPDPTPNPDPTPNPDPTPNPDPTPNPDPTPNPDPTPNPDPTGFTDVPDRYSLSVNYLLSKGITKGLTPTKFGTDMTIKRVDAAVMLAKALNLKTTDIKKSKFTDVPERAAKYIDALKAASIINGKSETMFGSDLDITRGETAIILKNAYELEASKNGTHFTDVSDRYEKSVAALVEYEITKGLTATKFGTESSLKRGEFAIFLYNVNHLED comes from the coding sequence ATGATAAAAAAGATTTTCACTACTACAGCCGTTTTAGCTTTAGTTTTAACAAATGCTCCATTAGCAACATTAGCAGCAACTAGCTTGGAAGAACCATCGAATGTTAAACCGTCTGACTACGCAACAGATGTCAGCTTAAATCCCACTTTGGAAGCAATCGTTAAAGATTCTACCGGTGCTGGCATTAAAACGGTTGATTTTAAAAAAGGATATAAATATGACTTTGCCAACAGTAAGACGATGTCAGGCTTCACAAACGATACCGCTGACAATCCAATTTCTGTTGGCATTCAAACCGGTGCAACACCTTTAACGAAAGGACAAATTGATGCCATCGCAGCTAATGATGGCAAAACAACCGTTACAAAAAGTAGCAAAGGCTTTCCTTCACAACGCTTTGTCGTTGATGTATCCAAAGATTTGGCAACAGGCAATGCAATAGAGCTCTACTGGGAAGGTAAAACTTTATCAAGTGGCTTGGCCAACTTATCTGCATGGGACTATAAAGCCGGCACTTGGATTGCTTTAAATCAAGCACAAGGAAATTCCAAAGGACAAGAAATTATCCTATCAGCTGAAATTGATAAAGAACGATTCGTAAAAGATGGCAAAGTTCAAGCTATGGTCCATGACTCTGGGACTGTGACAAATTCTAAAGAAGAAGACTTTACGATGTTGTGGTTTACAGATACTCAGTACTATGCAGAAGATTATCCTAAAGTCTGGACTTCCATGACTGATTGGATGATTAAAGAATTTAATAAAGGAACGTTTGAATATGCAATGCATACTGGAGATCTTGTTAATCAATACGATAAAATCGAACAATGGGAAGTAGCGAAAACCAACTTAAACCGAATGGATGCTGCCAACATTCCCTATGGCGTACTCGCTGGAAACCGAGATGTTATGCCTGATCGAACACAAAAAATTTATGATTATACGCGCTTTGGTGAATATGCTGGTGTAAATCGCTTTAAAGACAATGCTTGGTTTGGTGAAGCAATGAACGAACAAAATCAAAATCATTATGATTTATTTTCATTCGGAGATCATGACTTCATCATGCTCTATCTCGGGTACGGAAAAGATGGAACAACTGAAACTGTCAATTGGGCTAACAAAGTACTTAAGCAATACGCTAATCGAAACGCCATTCTTGGTATGCACGAAAATATCAACTCCGTGGCACAGTATGCAACCGAGTCTGCAAGGATTATTAACCGAGAAGTAGTTAATCCCAACAAAAACGTTAAAATGGTTCTTAGCGGCCACCACCACGGGTCAAATTACCGTGTGAAAAAAGTACCAAATGAAGATGGTACGAGTCGCGAACTATTGGAAGTATTAGGTAACTACCAAGGGAATCTCGCTCCAGATCGTGGAGATGGTTATTTACGTTTACTGACATTTGATCCGACTGATGAAACACTTGATTTCGTTTCGTATTCTCCTTATCTTGAAGATACTAATTTCGATCAATTTGATCCTGATAAAGAAAGCTTTACGGCGAATTTTGATTTGGCCGATGTAAAAGCTAAAGAAAATCCAAGACAAATTGAAACAGATTACTTGGCTGTTAATATCTTCACCAATCAATCAATTGGGCAAGATAAAGAGTTGAAATCAGGCGAGAAAGCTTCTGTCGAATGGAAAAACCTTAGCAAAAACACAAACTATCAATGGTATATGAACATGACTAACAGCAATGGAGAAAGCAAAAATTCAACGATTTATCAATTTACAACAGGCACTAAAGATCCTAGTCCTAATCCGGATCCAACGCCTAATCCAGATCCAACACCTAATCCAGATCCAACACCTAATCCAGATCCAACACCTAATCCGGACCCAACACCTAATCCGGACCCAACACCTAATCCGGACCCAACACCTAATCCGGACCCAACACCTAATCCGGACCCAACACCTAATCCGGACCCAACACCTAATCCAGATCCAACTGGATTTACAGATGTACCAGATCGATATTCACTATCAGTAAACTACCTTCTATCAAAAGGCATCACAAAAGGATTAACACCGACCAAATTCGGCACAGACATGACGATTAAACGCGTTGATGCAGCCGTCATGTTAGCTAAAGCATTAAATCTTAAGACAACGGACATAAAAAAATCTAAATTTACAGATGTTCCTGAACGAGCTGCAAAATATATAGATGCTTTGAAAGCAGCTTCGATTATTAATGGTAAATCGGAAACTATGTTCGGTTCAGATTTAGACATCACGCGAGGCGAAACAGCTATAATATTGAAAAACGCCTATGAGTTAGAAGCCAGTAAAAACGGGACACATTTTACTGACGTATCTGACAGGTATGAGAAATCTGTTGCTGCTCTAGTAGAATATGAAATTACTAAAGGTCTAACAGCAACTAAGTTTGGGACAGAAAGTTCGCTGAAGCGTGGAGAATTTGCGATTTTCCTTTACAACGTTAATCATCTAGAGGATTAG